In Terriglobia bacterium, a single window of DNA contains:
- a CDS encoding acyl-CoA dehydratase activase — translation MAYAAGVDVGSTQTKAIIINEVREIVGRALIDTGSNVVAAAEQSFLDALKNGGIPDMLVEFVVGTGYGRYRVTFGNTQVTEISCHGRGAVHMFPGTRTVVDMGGQDTKAIRVGPRGEIVDFCMNDKCAAGTGRFLGAAASALDIPLEQLGPIALRAERPVRISTTCTVFAESEVLSWLGKGKKTEDILLGVHQSIAARSIGLLRRVGVEDEVTFTGGVARNVGMVAALQEGLKRPLNVSEDSHFMGALGAALFALDHILASRAPADAVKERS, via the coding sequence ATGGCCTATGCAGCCGGGGTGGATGTCGGGTCCACGCAGACAAAAGCCATCATCATTAACGAAGTCCGGGAGATTGTGGGCCGCGCGCTGATCGACACCGGCTCGAATGTCGTCGCCGCGGCCGAGCAATCCTTCCTCGACGCGCTCAAGAACGGCGGCATCCCGGACATGCTGGTGGAGTTTGTGGTCGGGACCGGGTACGGACGATACCGGGTGACCTTTGGCAACACCCAGGTGACTGAGATCAGCTGTCATGGACGCGGCGCGGTGCACATGTTTCCCGGCACGCGCACCGTGGTGGATATGGGAGGACAAGACACCAAGGCGATTCGTGTCGGCCCACGCGGTGAGATCGTGGATTTCTGCATGAACGACAAATGCGCTGCCGGGACCGGCCGATTCCTGGGCGCCGCAGCCAGCGCGCTCGACATCCCCCTGGAACAGCTGGGACCGATCGCACTCCGGGCCGAGAGACCGGTCCGCATCAGCACCACCTGCACCGTCTTCGCGGAGTCCGAGGTGCTTTCCTGGCTGGGTAAAGGCAAAAAGACCGAGGACATCCTGCTGGGGGTCCACCAGTCCATCGCGGCACGTTCCATTGGTTTGCTGCGGCGGGTGGGCGTCGAAGATGAAGTCACCTTTACGGGGGGCGTGGCGCGCAATGTTGGCATGGTTGCGGCGCTTCAGGAGGGGCTGAAACGCCCGCTGAACGTCAGTGAAGATTCGCACTTCATGGGAGCGCTCGGCGCCGCGCTCTTTGCGCTCGACCATATCCTCGCCAGCCGGGCGCCGGCTGACGCCGTCAAGGAGCGATCATGA
- a CDS encoding 2-hydroxyacyl-CoA dehydratase family protein — protein sequence MTDSSQADLIVGRGNREGAELFRQWFESLQGAIESGAPSAYVFVMGSMAEILRVFDLPMVFPEITSLQTAVRRVAHEYLNEAEDYGYSPDICGYVKADVALQLRGGRHPMGNVPKPALAVLTNACNTYIKWAEIWERFYHIPVFTLDVPGTRAAGTQTWPGDPDFENDRRYVQAQIMELIALCERVTGMRFDIDRLREVLAQANSMSRGWKRVLELNQSHPSVFNAVTDGTIYLGVANGFRGAAAGSRFFDHLVEEMEYKAAHGIGTLIEEKHRLIFVGVPCYPIFRRFNEMFAEWGGTFVSSTYLWFASGGTNLGFQFDLDRPLESLAEGVLISVRDAMDSMFYQDRAIAGMIDSFHADGVVYHPIKSCRTVSTGLADNRRALMAGRDIPSLFIESDMMDRRVVSEAQLKNRIDAFFESLASRQQQGAIH from the coding sequence ATGACGGATTCTTCACAGGCAGATTTGATCGTGGGCCGGGGAAACCGTGAGGGGGCGGAGTTGTTCCGGCAGTGGTTCGAGTCGCTCCAGGGAGCGATCGAGAGCGGCGCGCCTTCGGCTTATGTTTTTGTCATGGGCAGCATGGCCGAAATCCTGCGTGTATTCGACCTGCCCATGGTGTTTCCCGAGATCACTTCGTTGCAGACCGCGGTGCGCCGCGTCGCCCATGAATACTTGAATGAAGCCGAGGATTACGGATACTCGCCCGACATCTGTGGATATGTGAAAGCCGACGTGGCCCTGCAGCTGCGGGGCGGCCGGCACCCCATGGGAAACGTTCCCAAGCCCGCCCTCGCCGTGCTGACGAATGCCTGTAACACATACATCAAATGGGCTGAGATCTGGGAGCGGTTCTATCACATTCCGGTCTTCACGCTGGACGTCCCGGGCACAAGGGCCGCAGGCACCCAGACGTGGCCCGGCGATCCGGACTTTGAAAACGATCGCCGCTACGTCCAGGCCCAGATCATGGAATTGATCGCGCTGTGTGAGCGGGTGACTGGCATGCGATTTGACATCGACCGTCTCCGCGAGGTCCTGGCTCAAGCCAATTCGATGAGCCGGGGGTGGAAGCGGGTACTGGAATTAAATCAAAGTCATCCATCCGTTTTCAACGCGGTGACTGATGGCACAATTTATCTGGGCGTGGCGAATGGCTTTCGCGGGGCGGCGGCCGGCAGCCGGTTTTTCGATCACCTGGTGGAGGAGATGGAGTACAAGGCCGCCCACGGCATCGGGACTCTCATCGAAGAAAAGCATCGCCTCATCTTTGTCGGGGTGCCCTGCTACCCCATATTCCGCCGGTTCAACGAGATGTTTGCGGAGTGGGGCGGAACCTTTGTCAGTTCTACCTATCTGTGGTTTGCCTCCGGCGGGACCAACCTCGGGTTTCAATTTGATCTGGACCGTCCCCTGGAGAGCCTGGCGGAGGGCGTTTTAATCAGCGTGCGGGACGCCATGGACAGCATGTTTTATCAGGACCGTGCAATTGCAGGGATGATCGATTCGTTTCACGCCGACGGGGTGGTCTATCATCCCATCAAAAGCTGTCGCACCGTTTCCACGGGACTGGCGGACAACCGGCGGGCCCTGATGGCAGGGCGCGACATCCCGAGCCTCTTTATCGAATCCGACATGATGGACCGGCGCGTGGTGTCGGAGGCCCAGCTCAAGAACCGGATCGATGCCTTCTTCGAAAGCCTGGCGTCACGCCAGCAGCAGGGTGCAATTCATTGA
- a CDS encoding 2-hydroxyacyl-CoA dehydratase has translation MTAPQFDRWRGKPLDDIFYECRELLEDATYPTVRRWREGGGKVIGHFQVYFPEEIVHAAGMLPLKICGAPIDAVQADSRFGSYLCSILKTSLELALSHRVELDMFVTHPICDAARNLAAVWGRNFTYPCQILYLPQNANSTHAITYLRGEYARLQRSVEAIAGCPITDGALHQSIKIYNQNRALIRALYVIKREQPWLVSADEAYVLVALGGLLRREEHNDLLEEVLPLIQARPHKRQDKIRVVFEGGFCEQPPLDLIRAIARSCYLVDDDLMIGLRWILEDISTNGDPLFNLAEAYLEKSSYSPVQHDLRKPKEQMLLQRIRSARAEAAIITAAKMCEPGLEEQVAYLRTLDKEGIPYFVGEFEEKMTSFDQMELQLETFVENLLFS, from the coding sequence ATGACCGCACCCCAATTTGACCGATGGCGCGGAAAGCCGCTCGACGACATTTTCTACGAATGCCGCGAACTTCTGGAGGATGCCACCTATCCGACCGTCCGTCGCTGGCGCGAGGGGGGCGGAAAGGTAATCGGTCATTTTCAGGTTTATTTTCCCGAGGAGATCGTCCATGCCGCCGGGATGCTCCCGCTCAAGATCTGTGGGGCGCCCATCGATGCCGTCCAGGCGGACTCGCGGTTCGGATCCTACCTGTGCTCCATCCTGAAAACCTCTCTGGAACTCGCCCTCAGCCATCGGGTCGAGCTCGACATGTTTGTGACGCACCCGATTTGTGACGCCGCCCGCAATCTTGCCGCCGTCTGGGGGCGCAACTTCACATATCCGTGCCAGATCCTCTACCTGCCCCAGAATGCCAATTCCACCCACGCCATTACTTATCTTCGCGGCGAGTATGCCCGGCTCCAGCGCAGTGTCGAAGCAATTGCCGGTTGTCCGATCACCGATGGGGCGTTGCACCAGTCCATCAAAATCTATAACCAGAACCGGGCGCTGATTCGCGCGCTTTACGTCATCAAGCGCGAACAGCCCTGGCTGGTCTCGGCAGATGAGGCTTACGTTCTGGTGGCCCTGGGCGGTCTGTTGCGTCGCGAGGAGCACAATGATCTGCTCGAAGAGGTCCTGCCTTTGATCCAGGCCCGTCCACACAAGCGACAGGACAAAATCCGTGTGGTCTTTGAGGGAGGATTCTGCGAGCAGCCCCCGTTGGATCTGATCCGTGCCATCGCCCGCTCGTGCTATTTGGTGGATGATGACCTGATGATCGGGTTGCGCTGGATTCTCGAGGATATTTCGACGAACGGGGATCCGCTGTTCAACCTCGCCGAAGCCTATCTTGAAAAGTCTTCCTACAGTCCGGTCCAGCACGATCTCCGCAAGCCAAAAGAGCAAATGTTGTTGCAAAGAATTCGGAGTGCCCGCGCGGAAGCAGCGATCATCACCGCGGCGAAGATGTGCGAACCCGGCTTGGAAGAGCAGGTCGCTTATCTCCGGACATTGGACAAGGAAGGGATTCCGTACTTTGTCGGCGAGTTTGAGGAAAAGATGACGAGTTTTGATCAGATGGAACTGCAGTTGGAGACGTTTGTTGAAAATCTACTTTTCAGTTAA
- a CDS encoding phenylacetic acid degradation operon negative regulatory protein PaaX → MLNRQQTRTRLLIFTLYGDYLLPRKGSAPTGSLIALLGLLGVRNQAARSTLSRMSREGWLKGKRRGRHSRYALTLNARHLLEEGTRRIFEPRRRRWDGRWRVVVYSLPETKRDLREALRRRLSYLGFGALTPGTWVSPHDRQVEVQSLLKDLKAQRYVQYFEGHWRGHISNKELVTRCWNLKELNRQYAMFLRKWVPELEKYEKGVASGNRLSPSECFVHRFWIIHEYSAFPNRDPNLPAELLPKGWRGNEASQVFRKYRRKLTKRANAFVDEILRTANGIKTEIPASH, encoded by the coding sequence ATGTTGAACCGACAACAAACCCGGACGCGGCTCCTGATTTTCACCTTGTACGGCGATTATCTGTTGCCCCGCAAAGGGTCGGCCCCGACCGGGAGTCTGATTGCGCTTCTAGGATTACTGGGAGTTCGGAATCAGGCGGCGCGGTCGACCCTCTCACGGATGAGCCGGGAGGGATGGCTGAAAGGGAAACGCCGCGGCCGCCACAGCCGGTACGCGCTGACCCTCAACGCACGGCACCTGCTCGAAGAGGGAACCCGCCGCATCTTCGAACCCCGTCGCCGGCGATGGGATGGGCGCTGGCGGGTGGTGGTGTATTCCTTGCCGGAAACAAAACGCGACCTGCGCGAGGCCTTGCGGCGGCGGTTGAGTTACCTGGGATTCGGGGCGCTGACCCCGGGAACCTGGGTGTCGCCCCACGATCGGCAGGTCGAAGTGCAGTCCCTGTTGAAGGATCTCAAGGCACAGCGGTACGTCCAGTATTTTGAGGGACACTGGCGGGGACACATCTCCAACAAGGAGCTTGTGACACGCTGCTGGAATCTAAAGGAGCTGAATCGCCAGTATGCGATGTTTCTGCGAAAGTGGGTTCCAGAGTTGGAGAAATATGAGAAGGGCGTGGCCTCCGGGAACCGACTCAGTCCCAGCGAATGTTTTGTCCACCGGTTCTGGATTATCCATGAATACAGCGCCTTCCCAAACCGCGACCCGAATCTCCCCGCGGAGCTGCTCCCGAAAGGCTGGAGGGGCAATGAGGCGTCGCAGGTGTTTCGAAAGTATCGAAGGAAGCTGACGAAGCGAGCCAACGCGTTTGTGGATGAAATCCTGCGGACAGCCAATGGAATTAAGACCGAGATCCCGGCCAGCCATTAA
- a CDS encoding ATP-binding protein, whose translation MKLALIGTHGVGKTTLAFEICAQLKIAGHSVELVTEIARRSPFPVNESTTLESQLWILHKQIATELEMVPRAQYVVCDRAVIDNYAYLSNKFDRQPYLEPMLAQWMKSYDLLIHIPLREEKITADGFRSENVEFQRTIDGRVRTLIRTSPFVENIAEVVHLDAEAIGREHYAEYVVKEVLPRRNPYLPQGVPV comes from the coding sequence ATGAAACTTGCCCTGATTGGAACGCACGGTGTTGGAAAGACCACGCTTGCCTTTGAGATTTGCGCCCAGTTGAAGATCGCCGGCCACAGCGTGGAACTGGTGACCGAAATTGCGAGGAGGTCCCCCTTTCCAGTCAACGAAAGCACGACGCTGGAGTCCCAGCTCTGGATCCTGCATAAACAGATCGCCACCGAGCTGGAGATGGTTCCCCGCGCTCAATACGTCGTCTGTGACCGCGCCGTGATCGACAACTACGCGTATCTTTCCAACAAATTCGATCGCCAGCCTTACCTCGAACCCATGCTGGCCCAATGGATGAAGAGCTACGATCTGCTCATCCACATCCCGCTCCGCGAGGAGAAGATCACGGCGGACGGGTTCCGCTCCGAAAATGTGGAGTTTCAGAGGACGATCGACGGCCGCGTCCGCACCCTGATCCGCACCTCGCCGTTTGTCGAAAACATCGCTGAAGTCGTCCACCTGGATGCGGAGGCCATCGGCCGCGAGCACTATGCCGAATATGTCGTGAAAGAGGTCTTGCCCCGCCGCAACCCGTACCTGCCCCAGGGCGTCCCGGTTTAA
- a CDS encoding UDP-glucose/GDP-mannose dehydrogenase family protein, giving the protein MKLTVIGTGYVGLVSAVCFAHVGNQVVCVDIDPKKIEMLKSGQLTIYEQRLDFLFSRVMRDGRIQFTTSLEEGVQGSNVYFLCLPTPEGENSEADLTQVLSVSEQIGQLLAGAPSGGEYLIVTKSTVPVGTSERIRALVRQRAPRTEIEVASNPEFLREGFAVEDFLRPSRVVIGSRNPWVIELLKEVYGPFVHAGNPIYVMDERSSELTKYAANCYLAMRVSYINEVAALCDAVSANVDEVRLAVGADPRIGRQFLYPGLGYGGSCFPKDVRAMIQTSQAYKAPMTLMAAADEANRKHRQKFCLKIEDHFKKDLKGRTFAVWGLAFKANTDDVRESPAVHVIEFLLERGAHIVAYDPEATETARRQLGTRIEYARSPHEAAMGADALVIATEWNEFRQPDLNFLKNQMKSPVIFDGRNLLDPVQVAKLGFIYMGVGRGGSPTTPKAEESAP; this is encoded by the coding sequence GTGAAATTAACGGTCATCGGGACAGGCTACGTTGGTTTAGTCAGTGCCGTCTGTTTTGCACATGTCGGAAATCAGGTGGTCTGTGTGGACATCGATCCGAAAAAAATTGAGATGCTCAAGTCCGGGCAGCTCACCATTTATGAACAGCGGCTTGATTTCTTGTTCAGCCGGGTGATGCGCGACGGCCGGATCCAGTTCACGACATCGCTCGAAGAAGGGGTCCAGGGATCGAACGTTTATTTCCTGTGTCTCCCGACCCCGGAAGGCGAGAACAGCGAAGCGGATCTCACGCAAGTCCTCTCGGTCAGCGAGCAGATCGGACAACTCCTCGCCGGGGCGCCGAGCGGCGGTGAATACCTGATCGTCACCAAAAGCACCGTTCCCGTGGGGACCTCGGAGCGCATCCGCGCCCTGGTCCGGCAGCGGGCGCCCCGCACCGAGATTGAGGTGGCTTCCAATCCCGAATTTCTGCGCGAAGGATTTGCGGTCGAGGATTTTCTTCGCCCTTCCCGGGTCGTGATTGGCTCGCGCAATCCGTGGGTCATTGAACTGCTCAAGGAGGTCTATGGGCCATTCGTCCATGCCGGCAATCCGATCTATGTGATGGACGAACGCAGTTCGGAGCTTACCAAGTATGCCGCGAACTGTTACCTCGCCATGCGCGTCTCCTACATCAACGAAGTGGCCGCCCTGTGCGACGCCGTGTCGGCGAATGTTGACGAGGTGCGCCTGGCAGTGGGCGCCGACCCGCGCATTGGCCGCCAGTTTCTCTACCCCGGCCTGGGATATGGAGGATCGTGCTTTCCAAAGGATGTCCGCGCCATGATTCAAACCAGCCAGGCATACAAGGCGCCCATGACCCTGATGGCGGCGGCGGACGAAGCCAACCGGAAGCACCGCCAGAAGTTTTGTCTGAAGATCGAGGATCATTTTAAGAAGGATTTGAAGGGCCGAACGTTTGCCGTGTGGGGGCTCGCCTTCAAGGCCAACACCGACGATGTCCGCGAATCGCCGGCCGTGCATGTCATCGAGTTTCTACTCGAGCGCGGGGCGCACATCGTGGCCTACGACCCGGAAGCGACCGAGACGGCACGCCGTCAACTGGGCACCCGGATCGAGTATGCCCGTTCGCCCCACGAAGCCGCCATGGGCGCGGACGCCCTGGTGATCGCGACCGAGTGGAATGAATTCCGGCAACCCGACCTGAATTTCCTGAAGAACCAGATGAAATCCCCGGTCATCTTCGACGGGCGAAACCTCTTGGACCCTGTGCAAGTGGCCAAGCTGGGATTTATTTACATGGGGGTCGGAAGGGGCGGGAGTCCAACCACGCCGAAAGCGGAAGAAAGCGCTCCATAG
- a CDS encoding TonB-dependent receptor, whose amino-acid sequence MIRKSMLLLAAALLFSLPALQLWAQAAASSADLTGTVLDSSKAVIPGATVTATNTATQLTRSALCNQSGEYRISLLPPGTYDVKAEANGFSTGVRKGVVLTVGQVAVMGFELGVGAQATEVEVSGEAPIVETERSAQSATITQTPIANLPINGRNFLDFTLLTPGVVEANPTINTLQQIPNSGLSFGGQNARSNSVAVDGVSFIDDASNGVRPTVSQEAVQEFQINRSGYNAEFGGSSAGSVNIITKSGTNELHGNLFEFFRHEDLDARNPLDFSERTTGTRSPFKRNQPGFTLGGPVKKDRTFFFVSYEALIQRESSFVTAFPDVSALQPTSTQTALANFLAHLPPSAQTAQLIGLGQILPLLLSTGPTPPPQVLATLPPFAQQLATVSGTTFNMLKGADGRVPFRNTNNNASLRLDHQFNAKDQLFGRFSFFNGYTFGTRVGGQDTLTHGTTVKEQQEDLILTESHIFNDRVINEARFQFARHVFDLNTIDPFGPAIFINGIANFGRDFNNPTLRTGLRWQWGDNISYTRGSHAFKFGGEVNYLPFNNSTVAIFLGGEAVFTNQIPLFFPLAGGLGLPTATALNQFLITTPGSPFSAFTVVPGIGPISNVLLAPLTSLQAFNAGIPAFFDQGFGNPVTSQANTQLEGYAQDSWKVTPKLQLNYGVRYFAELQPSPLHRDLNNFAPRFGFAYDPFGSGKTVVRGGYGVFYSPLYQSVAFASRVLGGRQIQNILRLFNPATPTTDASAIWHYIFANTLGRRTITAQEMQSIFGLTAGPPTLTTQEVDPNVVNTYVQQASFGIDHEIGKDWSISVDYMWNKGNKVIRNIDRNLRPTGSVPGIGTLFQGTNADGSSNGNFPGFVARFFIETSAASSYNGMSFALNKRMSHHYQFSLAYTLSKAIDDSTDLNQDLAPFDSNNLHNEKALSSFDVRQRVVASAVMETPWKGGSGTPAWQRVLANFTFAPIVTARSGFPFNLLAGVDLNNDLTTNTDRPPFVGRNTGLGPNFVAFDMRVSKRFRFGESKSLDFIAEGFNLLNRTNFKNMNNIVGTNPTRRDGDPTLPPSSPFAFTQAYDPRQLQFAIKFNF is encoded by the coding sequence ATGATTAGAAAAAGCATGTTGCTTTTGGCTGCCGCTTTGCTGTTCTCCTTGCCCGCCCTGCAGCTCTGGGCTCAGGCCGCAGCGTCATCGGCAGATTTGACCGGGACGGTATTGGATTCTTCGAAGGCTGTCATCCCGGGGGCTACGGTCACCGCGACAAACACCGCCACTCAATTGACGCGGTCGGCCCTGTGCAACCAGTCGGGGGAGTATCGCATTTCTCTGCTGCCCCCCGGCACTTACGATGTGAAGGCGGAGGCGAACGGTTTCAGCACGGGCGTAAGGAAGGGGGTCGTGCTGACGGTCGGACAGGTGGCCGTGATGGGATTTGAGCTGGGTGTGGGGGCGCAAGCGACCGAGGTCGAGGTGAGCGGGGAAGCGCCCATCGTGGAAACGGAGCGCTCAGCGCAATCCGCCACCATCACCCAAACACCCATTGCCAACCTCCCGATCAATGGCCGGAATTTTCTCGATTTTACTTTGTTGACCCCGGGCGTGGTGGAAGCCAATCCCACCATCAATACCCTTCAGCAGATCCCCAACTCGGGGCTCTCCTTTGGGGGGCAGAACGCCCGCTCCAACAGTGTCGCCGTGGACGGCGTCAGCTTCATTGATGATGCGTCCAACGGGGTACGGCCAACCGTCAGCCAGGAGGCCGTGCAGGAATTCCAGATTAACCGCAGCGGGTACAACGCGGAATTTGGCGGGAGCTCGGCGGGTTCCGTCAATATCATCACCAAGTCCGGAACCAACGAGCTACATGGGAATCTATTTGAGTTCTTCCGCCACGAAGACCTGGATGCCCGGAATCCCCTGGACTTCAGCGAACGCACCACGGGGACCCGTTCCCCCTTCAAGCGCAATCAACCGGGTTTCACCCTGGGCGGGCCAGTCAAAAAAGACCGGACATTCTTTTTTGTGTCGTATGAAGCGCTGATTCAGCGGGAGTCTTCCTTCGTCACCGCGTTCCCCGATGTCTCTGCCCTGCAACCCACGTCCACGCAGACCGCCCTGGCCAATTTTCTGGCCCATCTGCCCCCTTCAGCGCAGACCGCGCAACTCATCGGCCTGGGACAGATCCTTCCCTTGCTTCTCTCGACCGGTCCCACACCTCCGCCGCAGGTTCTGGCGACCCTTCCGCCTTTTGCGCAGCAACTGGCGACGGTGAGCGGTACCACTTTCAACATGCTGAAAGGCGCCGACGGGCGGGTTCCGTTCCGCAACACCAACAACAACGCCTCTCTGCGGCTCGATCACCAGTTCAACGCCAAGGATCAATTGTTCGGCCGGTTCAGCTTCTTTAACGGGTACACCTTTGGGACCCGCGTGGGCGGTCAGGACACGCTGACTCACGGCACGACCGTCAAAGAGCAACAGGAGGATCTGATCCTCACGGAGAGTCACATCTTCAATGACCGGGTGATTAACGAAGCGCGCTTCCAGTTTGCCCGGCACGTATTCGATCTCAACACGATTGATCCGTTTGGTCCGGCCATCTTCATTAACGGGATCGCCAACTTCGGACGCGATTTCAACAATCCGACGCTCCGCACGGGGCTGCGATGGCAGTGGGGCGATAACATCAGCTACACGCGCGGCAGCCATGCCTTCAAGTTCGGAGGTGAAGTCAACTACCTCCCCTTCAATAATTCCACCGTTGCCATCTTCCTGGGCGGAGAAGCGGTTTTCACGAACCAGATTCCGCTGTTCTTCCCGTTGGCAGGAGGGCTCGGTTTGCCGACCGCTACCGCGTTGAACCAGTTCTTGATCACCACGCCGGGGTCTCCCTTCAGCGCGTTTACCGTGGTTCCCGGCATCGGGCCGATCTCTAACGTGTTACTGGCTCCGCTCACTTCCTTGCAAGCCTTCAATGCCGGGATCCCCGCTTTTTTTGACCAGGGTTTTGGCAACCCGGTGACCTCTCAGGCAAATACTCAGTTGGAGGGGTATGCACAGGATAGCTGGAAGGTGACCCCCAAGTTGCAGCTCAATTACGGGGTGCGTTACTTCGCCGAGTTGCAGCCCTCCCCTTTGCATCGCGACCTGAATAACTTCGCCCCTCGATTCGGCTTTGCTTACGACCCGTTCGGAAGCGGCAAGACGGTTGTCCGCGGAGGCTACGGGGTTTTTTACTCCCCGCTCTATCAATCCGTGGCCTTTGCCTCCCGGGTGCTGGGCGGACGTCAGATTCAAAACATTCTCCGCTTGTTCAATCCGGCAACCCCCACCACCGACGCCTCGGCGATCTGGCATTACATTTTTGCCAATACCCTGGGACGCCGAACCATCACCGCACAAGAGATGCAGTCGATCTTCGGATTGACCGCCGGCCCGCCCACCCTGACGACACAGGAAGTGGATCCGAACGTCGTGAATACCTACGTCCAGCAGGCGAGTTTTGGAATTGACCACGAAATCGGGAAGGATTGGTCCATCTCCGTCGATTACATGTGGAACAAAGGGAATAAGGTGATTCGCAATATCGACCGTAATTTGCGCCCGACCGGATCGGTCCCCGGAATCGGAACCCTCTTTCAGGGAACCAACGCCGATGGCAGTTCGAATGGCAACTTCCCGGGATTCGTGGCCCGGTTCTTCATCGAGACCAGCGCCGCCTCTTCTTATAACGGGATGTCGTTTGCCCTGAATAAGCGCATGAGTCACCACTATCAGTTCTCGCTGGCGTACACCCTGAGCAAGGCTATCGATGATTCGACGGATCTCAACCAGGATCTGGCCCCGTTCGATTCCAACAACCTTCACAATGAAAAAGCGTTGTCGTCCTTTGATGTGCGGCAACGCGTTGTGGCCAGCGCGGTGATGGAGACCCCCTGGAAAGGGGGTAGTGGGACTCCGGCGTGGCAGCGCGTTCTGGCGAATTTCACGTTTGCCCCCATCGTGACCGCGCGCAGCGGCTTTCCATTCAACCTTCTCGCAGGCGTCGACCTGAACAACGACTTGACGACCAATACCGATCGGCCCCCGTTTGTCGGACGCAATACCGGACTGGGCCCGAATTTTGTGGCGTTTGATATGCGCGTCAGCAAGCGCTTCCGGTTCGGTGAGTCGAAAAGCCTGGATTTCATCGCGGAGGGGTTCAATCTGTTGAACCGGACCAATTTCAAGAACATGAATAACATCGTCGGAACCAATCCCACACGCCGCGACGGCGATCCGACGCTGCCCCCCTCTTCACCCTTCGCCTTCACACAGGCGTATGACCCGCGCCAGTTGCAGTTTGCGATTAAGTTTAATTTCTAG